DNA from Evansella sp. LMS18:
TTCAAGTAGTTGATATCGTCCTCATCCAGCTTGCTTACGGTCCACTCCCGCTCTTTTCTCATCATTTCCAGAGCTTTGTCAGGAACCTCCCCTTCCCTGATCCCCCTCACAACCCATTCATCCGCATTTCCTTTAACAACAGGGGCATCAAGAGAACGCACTAAATCCAGTGCTCTTTTAGGCTCCGGTCCCCGGTAACAAATGTCGCCAAGAACGATTATTTGATCCACCTGCTTCCTGTTAATATCCTCCAGGACTGCTTCGAGAGCTGTCGCATTACCGTGAATGTCTGAAATAAAAGCTGTTTTCATTGTATACCGGTCCCCTTTTCTGATAGTTTATCGAGTCATCCCGTTTTTCCCGGAAAAGATAATAAAAGCTTTTAAGTACTTAAAGCATAGTTAAACAATGGGGTAATTTCAACGGAAGGATTCTTAAATAATACCCATAAATCAGATTAATAGTACGTGAAACTTTAAATAGAGATTAAGAAGTTAGTATCCCACTGTCTTCACCCTTAAATTTTAGAATATTCTGTCCAATAATCTTAACATACTGTCCCATATATTGTACGATTGATATATGGGAAAGGAAGGATTGCTATGGAAGAGTCGAAAGATAAACAAATTGAGCTTGAAGTTACCTCACAGAAAAAAACAATTTATCCAATTTTATTTATCATCGGTTTTGTTCATTTATTAAACGATTCAATACAGGCCGTAATTCCAGCGATGTTTCCTGTGCTTGAACAATCAATGGGATTGACGTTTACCCAGCTTGGGTTAATCGCCTTTGCCTTAAACTTTACTGCGTCTTTGATTCAGCCGGTTGTTGGCTTGTACACTGATTCGAGGCCTTCACCTTATGCCCTTCCCATCGGTTTATGTTTTACTTTCGTCGGAATTGTAGGATTAGCCTTTGCTCCTTCATTTATATATGTCGTTTTATCGGTTATTTTTATTGGGCTCGGCTCGGCGGCATTCCATCCAGAAGGTTCCCGTGTTGCCTATATGGCTGCAGGAAACAGACGAGGTCTTGCCCAGTCGATTTATCAGGTCGGCGGTAATACAGGCCAAGCGCTTGCTCCGCTGATCACCGCTCTTATTTTAGTTCCGTTCGGACAGTTCGGTGCAATCTGGTTTACTATTGTCGCAGCAATAGCTATCATAATGCTCGTTTATATTGCCCGCTGGTATTCCGTACAAGTAAAAGAAGAAATCCGGATTAAAAAGGAAAACAAAAAGAGTGCCAAACCGAAAAGACAAAAGCAAGCTAAAAACATGGAACAAAACTCCAGAAAAAGAAAAGTTATATTCTTTACACTTTCACTGCTAATTTTTTTAGTCTTCGCCCGTTCCTGGTTTCAGGCGGGTATAACTAATTTTTACGCTTTTTATTTAATAGAGCAATATGGAATAACAATCCGGCAGGCACAAGTGTATTTATTCATCTTTCTCGCCGCCGGAGCAGCCGGGACTTTTGCAGGAGGCCCTTTATCGGACAGGTTTGGAAAACGTGGAATGATTACTGTTTCACTGTTAGGCGCAGCACCCCTGACACTAATTTTGCCGCATACCGGTCCATTATTATCTTATCTCCTTCTTGGAATAATCGGGTTTATTGTTCTGTCCAGCTTTTCGGTAACTGTTGTATATGCCCAGGAGCTTGTTCCCGGAAAAATAGGTACGATGTCAGGATTAATCGTTGGACTTGCATTTGGGCTCGGGGCTGTGGGGTCGGTTGCCCTTGGCTGGGCTGCTGATATTTTCGGCCTGACCAATACTATACTTTTTGCTGCGTCACTGCCTTTAATCGGGCTTCTGTCATTCCTTCTGCCTTCTGATCAGCAGCTGCGGGAAATGAACCAGTAAAACACTGCACCTGACCTAATTCGGTTAAATTTACGAGACTGAAAAAGATCTGTCACCCTTTATACGGGTACAGATCTCTTCTCAAATTAATATAAAATTAAAGCGCTTTATATTGTATATGCAGGTCCCTTATCGCCGCGATTATAGCGTTAGTAGCTTTACCGCGGTAATTCTCCTGGACGCATTGAGCTATCTCCTCCACGCCGTCATTTTTCAGGCTGTATCCCTTCAACAGGCTTCCTATATATTCTCTTCCATGGTCAGTTGCCAGGGTACAGGAAGCGTTGATTATAACACCGTATTTCCTGTCAACCTCCACAGTTACTGTAAGTGTTTCAAACATGCTCTTAGCAGCCATGCCCTGGGGCAGCCTGGCATGGCCTGCGATAAATACTGTATGTACACCCTCCATAATATTCCTTCCCTTCTCCAGCGAGTTATACATTTATTATATCAAAACTACTACCTTTAGGTTCAGTAAATAAAGAATATTACAACTAGTTGCAGGAAATAAAAACCAAAGGGAATAAAAAGAGTGCCGTCAAAAGCCTGGCTTTTAGCGGCACCCTTGTTTAAGAGCTGTGTAACTATACTTTAAGAGAACTTTCTTCATACGGCCATGCTGGAAGCATTTGGGAAATCTGTTTGTCCTGACGGTATCCTAATACATATTCTGCCTGCATAACTGTGTGGATTTCCCTGGTTCCCTCATAAATAACCGGAGCTTTTGAATTTCTTAAGTAGCGTTCTACCGGATATTCATTGGAGTATCCGTATGCACCGTGGATTTGTACTGCATCATTCGCTGCCTCATTTGCAAAATCACAAGCCTGCCATTTTGCCAGAGAAGTTTCTCGCGTGTTTCTTTTTCCTTCATTTTTAAGGACGCCAGCTTTGTAAACAAGAAGTCGGGACATCTGGAGCCCTGCCTCCATCTTTGCAATCATTTGCTGAACGAGCTGATGCTTACCGATTTCCTTACCGAAAGTTTTACGCTCATGGCAATAATTAACGCTCGCTTCGAGACAAGCCATAATCTGCCCGCAAGCACCTGCTGCCACTGTAAACCTTCCGTTATCAAGTGCCGCCATAGCAATTTTAAAGCCTTCTCCTTCTTCACCAAGAAGATTTTCTTTTGGCACCCGTAAATCATCGAAGAATATTTCGCCTGTATTCCCGGCTCGGATTCCTAGTTTACCTTTTATAGCTTTGGATGAGAACCCAGGCATATCTCTTTCCACTATAAATGCAGAGATACCTTTATGCTTCTTGTCTTTATCCGTATATGCAAACACTAGGAAATTATCTGCAACGTCACAAAGGGAAATCCAGGTTTTTGACCCGTTAAGAATGTAGTCATCCCCATCTTTTACCGCAGAAGTCTGCATTGCTGCCACATCAGATCCTGCCCCTGGCTCCGTTAAGCCAAATGCTCCAATCTTTTCTCCTTTTGCCTGTGGCACTAAGTATTTCTGCTTTTGCTCCTCATTTCCCCATTGAAGTAAAGTCATGCTGTTAAGGCCGGTATGAACAGATACAGCTGTTCTGAAAGCAGTATCCCCCCGCTCCAGTTCTTCACAGACAATGGCTAAAGTATTATAATCCATTCCGCTTCCCCCGTAGGCCTCGGGAATACATACGCCCATTAGGTCCAGCTCCGCCAGCCTGTCCATAACACCGCTTTCAAAATGGCTCTTAGCATCCCACTCTCCAATATGCGGCATAATCTCTTTATCTACAAAACTGCGCACCATTTTTCTGACCATTTCCTGCTCTTCAGTAAAGTTAAAATTCATCATTTTACATCCTCCTCTTATATCACTCTTTGTATTTTCATTTCTTCAATCTGGCTTTCTGTATAACCTATTTCCGCCAAAACCTCATTCGTATGTTCGCCTGCCAGAGGCGGATGTCTTGTTACCTCTGTTGGTGTCCGGGATAAGTTTAGGGGGCTTCCCACAAGCTTTACCTTTCCGGCTGTAGGATGGGCTACCTCTTTAACCAGCTCCCTGGCTATAACCTGGGGATCCTCGAACATCTCTTTTACTGTATTAATCGGCCCGGCTGGTATGCCTTGTTTTTGGAGAGACTCAAGCCATTCCCGCGATGTTTTAGTTTTCATTTGTTCAGTAATAAGCTGTATGAGTTCTTCTCTGTTTTTCAGACGCTGGGGGTTAGTTGCGAATCTCTCCTCTTGTGCATATTCCTGGAGGCCAAGAACCTCCATAAACTTTCCAAACTGGCGGTCGTTGCCAACTGCTACAGCCATCTGCCCGTCTTCGGTAGGAAAAGGCTGGTACGGTACTATGTTCGGATGTTCATTTCCCAGCCTTTCCGGTACATTGCCGGATACGAGATAATTGCTTGCCACATTAGCCAGTGCGCTAATTTGCGAATCCAGCAGAGATATATCTATACTCTGTCCCAATCCGGATCTGTTTCTTTCAAGCAAAGCCGCCTGAATACCAATCGCTGAATAAAGCCCTGTGAAAATATCAGATATAGCCACCCCTACTTTTGTAGGCCCTGATTCTTCACTGCCTGTAATGCTCATAAGGCCGCTCATTGCCTGAATAATAAAATCATACCCTGGAAACCCATTGTATGGTCCATTCCGTCCAAACCCGGTAATGGAACAATGGACTATTTGTGGATTAATCTTCTTAAGTTCTTCATAGTCTAATCCCCACTTATTCATTGTGCCATTTTTAAAGTTTTCAAGAACCACGTCTGATTTGGCGATCAGTTTCTTAAGAACTTCTTTTCCTTCATCTGTTTTTAAGTTCAGTGTTATGGCTCTTTTATTACGGTTGGCGCATAAATAATAGGCACTTTCGCCACCTGTATACGGAGGCCCCCAGTTTCTTGTATCATCACTGCCGCCTGGTCCTTCCACTTTAATTACTTCTGCTCCAAGGTCTCCTAAAATCATCGTACAGTACGGACCAGCCAATACTCTCGATAAATCCAGCACCCGTATGCCTTCTAAAGCTCCGCACATGAATTTCACCTGCCCTTCAGATACCACTTTTTTCGTCAAAAATGCTGACGCCATCAAAAAAAGCCAGTTATAACCACAAATAATGGTATAACTGGCCTGGATCTACTATACTGCTCCGGTCCCCCGGAGTTTAATAGATTCCTCAGTTTTAAAGTTAATATAATTAGTTAATAATCACGTAATCGCTGGTCATGAAAGAGGCTGTCTTTCTTGGAGCGATTTTATAATGTTAATTATATAATACTTTAAGCCAGTCCGTCAACAGACTTTTCCGAATATTAGCGATATTATCAAGTGATGCCATAGTTTTATAAGAGCTTTTTCTGTCGTTTAATTTTTTTAAGCCGATACAAGTTCATATTGTTTATATAAATCCTTCATACAGGCAATAAGGGCGTTTGTCGCTTTGCCGCGGTAATGCTCACGTATTAACTCGATTCCCTCGTCTACGCCGTTTCTGATACTTATTCCTCTCAGCAGTCTGCCAAGGTATTCTCTCCCGTGCTCAGTGGCCAGTGTACATGATGCTTCAAGAATCACACCATACCTTT
Protein-coding regions in this window:
- a CDS encoding MFS transporter; protein product: MEESKDKQIELEVTSQKKTIYPILFIIGFVHLLNDSIQAVIPAMFPVLEQSMGLTFTQLGLIAFALNFTASLIQPVVGLYTDSRPSPYALPIGLCFTFVGIVGLAFAPSFIYVVLSVIFIGLGSAAFHPEGSRVAYMAAGNRRGLAQSIYQVGGNTGQALAPLITALILVPFGQFGAIWFTIVAAIAIIMLVYIARWYSVQVKEEIRIKKENKKSAKPKRQKQAKNMEQNSRKRKVIFFTLSLLIFLVFARSWFQAGITNFYAFYLIEQYGITIRQAQVYLFIFLAAGAAGTFAGGPLSDRFGKRGMITVSLLGAAPLTLILPHTGPLLSYLLLGIIGFIVLSSFSVTVVYAQELVPGKIGTMSGLIVGLAFGLGAVGSVALGWAADIFGLTNTILFAASLPLIGLLSFLLPSDQQLREMNQ
- a CDS encoding DUF3870 domain-containing protein, producing the protein MMEGVHTVFIAGHARLPQGMAAKSMFETLTVTVEVDRKYGVIINASCTLATDHGREYIGSLLKGYSLKNDGVEEIAQCVQENYRGKATNAIIAAIRDLHIQYKAL
- a CDS encoding acyl-CoA dehydrogenase family protein, coding for MNFNFTEEQEMVRKMVRSFVDKEIMPHIGEWDAKSHFESGVMDRLAELDLMGVCIPEAYGGSGMDYNTLAIVCEELERGDTAFRTAVSVHTGLNSMTLLQWGNEEQKQKYLVPQAKGEKIGAFGLTEPGAGSDVAAMQTSAVKDGDDYILNGSKTWISLCDVADNFLVFAYTDKDKKHKGISAFIVERDMPGFSSKAIKGKLGIRAGNTGEIFFDDLRVPKENLLGEEGEGFKIAMAALDNGRFTVAAGACGQIMACLEASVNYCHERKTFGKEIGKHQLVQQMIAKMEAGLQMSRLLVYKAGVLKNEGKRNTRETSLAKWQACDFANEAANDAVQIHGAYGYSNEYPVERYLRNSKAPVIYEGTREIHTVMQAEYVLGYRQDKQISQMLPAWPYEESSLKV
- a CDS encoding CaiB/BaiF CoA-transferase family protein; this translates as MCGALEGIRVLDLSRVLAGPYCTMILGDLGAEVIKVEGPGGSDDTRNWGPPYTGGESAYYLCANRNKRAITLNLKTDEGKEVLKKLIAKSDVVLENFKNGTMNKWGLDYEELKKINPQIVHCSITGFGRNGPYNGFPGYDFIIQAMSGLMSITGSEESGPTKVGVAISDIFTGLYSAIGIQAALLERNRSGLGQSIDISLLDSQISALANVASNYLVSGNVPERLGNEHPNIVPYQPFPTEDGQMAVAVGNDRQFGKFMEVLGLQEYAQEERFATNPQRLKNREELIQLITEQMKTKTSREWLESLQKQGIPAGPINTVKEMFEDPQVIARELVKEVAHPTAGKVKLVGSPLNLSRTPTEVTRHPPLAGEHTNEVLAEIGYTESQIEEMKIQRVI
- a CDS encoding DUF3870 domain-containing protein, coding for MKTLFIAGHARLPQGMAAKNVFDTVTITVEIDKRYGVILEASCTLATEHGREYLGRLLRGISIRNGVDEGIELIREHYRGKATNALIACMKDLYKQYELVSA